Part of the Alteribacter lacisalsi genome, ACGTTGTCATGGGGACGGGGAGTGTGCCGCTCGTGCCGGACGGTTTTGATCAGTTTCCGGTCGAGGATGTGGTGCACACGAGCCAGTACCTGTGTCATCGGGATACATTTGATAAGGCTGAAAATATCCTTGTGGTTGGGTCCGGCCAGAGTGCTGCGGAAGTGTTCCTTGATCTCCTTCAGCGGCAGCACAGTTTCGATTACCGCCTTCACTGGATCACCAGGTCTCCCGGCTTTTTTCAGCTCGAATCGGGAAAAGTCGGTCAGGAAATTTTTTCGCCTGACTACGTCGATTACTTTCACGATCTCCCGTTTGAGAAAAGAGAAGAGGAGCTGCCGAACCTTTACCATATTCGAAACGGTGTCGAGGAAAAGACCCTCCACGAAATTTACGATCTTTTGTACCACAAATCGATCGGAGAGGACCGGGCTCCGGTAACGGTCCGAGCGTCAAGCGATGTGGAAAGCATCGACGTGAACGATAACGGCCATTACACTGTGACTTGCCGGCAGTGGATGGAGGAAAAAGAGTACCGGATTATGGCCGATAAAATCGTGCTGGCCACCGGTTACAAGCCAAACATCCCCGGCTGGCTGGAGAAATTTTCGGACGTAATGGAATGGGAGGACGACAAGCGGTTTAAAGTGACAAGGGATTACCGCCTCGTGTTTAAGGATGACCGCCCGAACAATTTCTTTACGATCACAAACATCGAGCATTCCCACGGTGCCGGCGCCACGAACCTCGGTCTTGCGGTATACCGGAACATGAAAATTATTAATGAAATTGCCGGAGAGGAAGTCTATCCGGAACAGAGCGGAACGGTCTTTCAGTCGTTCGGGACACCGGAAGAAAGCGAATAGCAGCTAAAGTCCGTCTGATCCAAAGGGAGCAGGCGGGCTTTTTAGTGGTTACGGCGAGGGGAGTGGAGGTTAAGGACAATAAAAGAAAGCTAAGGACATTAAGGAAATAATAAGAACACTTAGGAAATTTTAAAGACGGTAAGGAAATAATAAGAACACTAAACTCCCCCATTCAAATAAATCAAAAAAGCCCAGAGCTGCCGGCTCCGGACTCATGTACACTATTACTCTCCTTTTATCTTGTACTCCGCTGGCGGAAACCTTTCTCGTTTTCCAGCGGCTGAATTTTGTTCGTTTCAACGCTGTCCACTTTCGCCGGACGCTGTCCCTGTTCAAGAGCGGCCACAAACTCGTCTACATTTCCTTCCGGGCCCTCCGCTTCAAACTCGACCGTACCGTCGGAAAGGTTTCTCACCCATCCTTTTATTTCATGCTCCGCAGCCTCCATTTTTACAAAATGGCGAAAGCCGACACCTTGCACTTTTCCTTTCACAATTCCCTGAAGACGAATCATCTGTCTCACTCCTCGATTGAATGTCTGTTAGTGGTTTACCCGATGAAGCAGGTATGCACTCGTAATTTGTGAAAAACAACCATCATTTACGCTCCCTCTGTTATAATAGGTCAGAAGAATTTATTGGGCAAATGAGGAGAACGACTATGATTAGAACGGTGATTTGGTTTACGTATTTCTGGCTTTATCTATTAAAAACGATCCCGGCGCTCCGCCGGGTAAAAAAGCTTAAGGCTGAAGGTAAAGAGGAAGAAGCCAGCACAAGAGCCCACCGCGAAGCAGAAATCTGGGCAAAAAGCCTTGTTAAGCTGAGCGGAGCGCGGATTCATGTAAAAGGACGGGAACACATCCCTGAGGATGAACCGCTTCTGATCGTCTGCAACCACCAGGGGAATTTTGATATTCCGATTATTCTCGGCCATCTAGGCGTGAATACCGGGTTTATATCCAAAGAGGAAGTAAGAAGAATGCCGATTATCGCTTCCTGGATGGAAGAACTCGGCTGCGTGTTCATGAACAGAAAGGACCGCCGGCAATCGATCAAGGCGATCCTGGACGGGGTGAAACAGCTCAAGTCCGGTCATAACCTTGTTATTTTTCCGGAAGGCACCCGCAGTAAGGGGGGGCCTGTAAAGCGCTTCAAGCAGGGCAGTTTCAAACTGGCAACAAAATCCGGAGCGGCAATTCTGCCTGTGACAATTAATGGATCATACAAAATAATGGAAGCTAACGGCAATCTGCTCAAGCCGGCAGATGTGACGGTTACGATTTCAAAACCGATCCGTGATCATCAGCAGCAGAAAAACACGGATACTGTTTCCATTGCGGAAGCTGTTCAGTCGGAAATTGAGCGGACCCTTGGACAACCGCCGTTAAAAAACGAACCAGTGCAGAACGGAGCAGACTGACGGCTCCGTTTTTTCTATGCGGAATATCATAGGCCTTTTGCATCTCATTGACTCCAGGGTATAGCAGGAATTCCTCTTTTTGGATAAAGTGGTACTGGAGTACATAATAGGAGGTGCAATTA contains:
- a CDS encoding lysine N(6)-hydroxylase/L-ornithine N(5)-oxygenase family protein encodes the protein MTATDPYDVIGIGIGPFNLGMAALLDPVDHVKAAFFDETAEFNWHPGMLIEGADLQVPFLADLVTFADPMSPYTFVNYLHKQNRLHKFFFFNRFDIPRTEYNHYAQWVAGQLGSCHFGKRVTDVKDYKKEGEQLYEVVVEDREAKVIERYFTRHVVMGTGSVPLVPDGFDQFPVEDVVHTSQYLCHRDTFDKAENILVVGSGQSAAEVFLDLLQRQHSFDYRLHWITRSPGFFQLESGKVGQEIFSPDYVDYFHDLPFEKREEELPNLYHIRNGVEEKTLHEIYDLLYHKSIGEDRAPVTVRASSDVESIDVNDNGHYTVTCRQWMEEKEYRIMADKIVLATGYKPNIPGWLEKFSDVMEWEDDKRFKVTRDYRLVFKDDRPNNFFTITNIEHSHGAGATNLGLAVYRNMKIINEIAGEEVYPEQSGTVFQSFGTPEESE
- a CDS encoding acylphosphatase yields the protein MIRLQGIVKGKVQGVGFRHFVKMEAAEHEIKGWVRNLSDGTVEFEAEGPEGNVDEFVAALEQGQRPAKVDSVETNKIQPLENEKGFRQRSTR
- a CDS encoding lysophospholipid acyltransferase family protein gives rise to the protein MIRTVIWFTYFWLYLLKTIPALRRVKKLKAEGKEEEASTRAHREAEIWAKSLVKLSGARIHVKGREHIPEDEPLLIVCNHQGNFDIPIILGHLGVNTGFISKEEVRRMPIIASWMEELGCVFMNRKDRRQSIKAILDGVKQLKSGHNLVIFPEGTRSKGGPVKRFKQGSFKLATKSGAAILPVTINGSYKIMEANGNLLKPADVTVTISKPIRDHQQQKNTDTVSIAEAVQSEIERTLGQPPLKNEPVQNGAD